In one Pseudomonas purpurea genomic region, the following are encoded:
- a CDS encoding type II toxin-antitoxin system RelB/DinJ family antitoxin — protein MASINIRIDDDLKQRSFAELEKLGVTPSELLRQTLQYVAERGKLPFKPALFSEEDEALIAAVTERLAAPQRVKVSLDDL, from the coding sequence ATGGCTTCCATCAACATTCGCATTGACGATGACTTGAAGCAGCGTTCCTTCGCCGAACTGGAAAAGCTCGGGGTAACCCCTTCCGAGCTATTGCGCCAAACCCTTCAATACGTCGCCGAACGCGGCAAGCTGCCATTCAAACCCGCGCTATTCAGCGAAGAGGATGAAGCACTGATAGCCGCGGTCACAGAACGTCTTGCCGCGCCTCAGCGAGTCAAGGTCAGTCTGGATGACCTATAG
- a CDS encoding type II toxin-antitoxin system RelE/ParE family toxin has protein sequence MTYSLEFDRRALKEWQKLGDTLRQQFKKKLFEVLENPRIEANRLRQLPDCYKLKLRSAGYRLIYQVLDQEVVVFVVAIGKREREAAYQDAQDRISPNS, from the coding sequence ATGACCTATAGCCTCGAATTCGACCGGCGCGCACTGAAAGAGTGGCAAAAGCTGGGAGATACGTTGCGCCAACAGTTCAAGAAAAAGCTCTTCGAAGTCCTCGAAAACCCTCGCATTGAAGCCAATCGGCTTCGCCAACTGCCTGACTGCTACAAACTCAAATTGCGCAGCGCCGGTTACCGGCTGATCTATCAGGTCCTCGACCAGGAAGTGGTGGTTTTTGTGGTCGCCATCGGTAAGCGCGAACGCGAAGCCGCTTACCAGGACGCACAAGATCGAATCTCGCCCAACTCCTGA